The genomic stretch caggtacataattcatactcttaaagtacaatattttataacacaagataaaaaatcacaatataaaacacatacacatgcatcaACAACGAGATACAGAATTCGTACTcgtaaagtacaaaatttaaaaacaaaagacacaaaaaaatcacaacacaaaacacatacatatgttatatatttatttatttttcaaacctGATTTAGATACAAAATTTGCGTACATAGGCATAGACTTTCACAATACAAAAGGcaactactaatttgtttcaagtataaaattcatacttttaaagtacataatttcataacacaagacacaaaacaTATACACATGCATTAGGGTATGGTTCACAGTGCACTATGaatcatggtccatggtataaggattgaaTATATTGCTTTAGGGCTCAATACTCAAATTTGTTGCTTGGCTTGGCTCACCTAACCGGAGGTTGAGCACGTGTGTATCCTCCCAGGTTAACAAACAGTGGAACCAGCCCCGTCCTGACCAACATTCTATAAAGATGGTTTCCCCTCAAAACATTAATCACTGccataaaattaaatttcttcGCTTTAATTTGTCTTTCACGTGCCCAAAAATGGTGGGCGGTAATCATGCTCCTGCTCCTCCGGCACCGACCGTTTGCGTCACCGGAGCTTCTGGATTTGTCGGCTCTTGGCTCGTCATGAAGCTCCTTCAACGAGGCTACATTGTCCATGCCACAGTTCGAGATCCTGGTACATTTATAAAATATTCTACCTATTAGTTATTATTGATTTTAGACaagttttattagttataacttttgggaCAGTGGTAAGTATTGGTCTTGAAAATTAGtaactatatatgtaattgaggTTGACAGGTGATGGGTAGGAGTTGTTGGGGTGACTCAAACTCTCAAAGAGTTGAGCCCAGCCTTCTGTTATCAAAACTAATAAAGTTATGTCTTTGTTATTAGTTATAGCTTTTAGCAAATAGGTAAGCACTTGATActgacatatataaataatgtataatgtaggGAACACCAAAAAGGTGAAACACCTGCTAGAACTGCCGAAAGCCGAGGGGAATTTGAAAGTGTGGAAGGgggtgttggaggaagaaggaaGTTTTGATGAAGCCATTGCAGGGTGTGAAGGGGTGTTTCATGTTGCCGCTGCTGTGAATTTCGCCTCCAAGGACCCTGACGTAATCAAGTCCATTGCCATGCATtgcatgcaaattaaatatatagtatCTATATATtgtctgattttttttatttttttttttttgtaaattggagttaattatatgtatgtatatatggtaGAATGAAGTAATAAAACCAGCAGTTAAAGGGATACTGAGCATCATAAACTCTTGTGCGAAAGCCAAAACCGTGAAGAAGCTGGTTTTCACTTCCTCTACTGCAGCTGTCCACATTAAACAAACCCAACAGCTGGTGTACGATGAGAGCAGCTGGAGCGACCTGGATTTCATATACGCCAACAAAATGGGTGGATGGGTTAGTTTTGctctcatcttcttcttctctttttgcATTTTTTAGCAAGCCATAAGATCAAAAGGAggtaaattaatttaagttgCTCATAATTGATTAGTTCAATTCATGACACTAATAGACCTGTTGGGATTTGAACTTGTAATTTTGTAGTTAGAAGGCGGAATTCTCTGACCCTCAGAGCCCTAAATGATAAATAATCATTCTAATGTGACTCATCAACTCATTGAGTTAGAGGATTACTTGTGTGTCGAGTCCACCACATTGGGTGCAGCTCCTACACTATAACTGTCACAACTCAGTTCTATGTCCTTATTTACAGTCTAACACATGAGAACCAGCTGAGCTACCCAGGTGTTGAACGAGAATTGTTGCATAATGTTGTTCCTCTGCAGATGTATTTTGCATCCAAGACACTGGCGGAGAAGGAAGCATGGAAAGCAGCCAAAGAAAAGGAGATTGAGTTCATCAGCATCATACCACCACTAGTCATTGGCCCATTCCTCATACCAACATTCCCACTCAGCCTTGTCACTGCACTCTCACCAATAATGGGTATTCTATCAACTTACTCTTATCTTTCTGCAAAATAATATGTTAttagtatttaattttgttttgtctGGTTTTTAGTTTGctcttaactttaatttttcctGCAAAACAGACCCAGTAGGGAACGGATTTCACCACAACATCATCAAGCAAGGCAAATTTGTGCATCTGGATGATCTCTGCGAGGCTCAGATATTCTTGTACCAGCATCCCAAAGCACAAGGAAGATTCATCTGTTCTTCCCACCATGCCACCATTCACGATGTGGCAAAGATGATCACACACAACTGGCCTGAATACTACGTCCCTTCTGAGTAAGCtacacataaaacataattctaCTCACCAACACTcaaacccatatatatatagcttataATATAAGTAAGCAATTTTTTGGTTGGATGTCAATTTTAGCTAACACCGAAAAAATTTAGAGTTGGGCCTACAAAATTTTAACTCAATAAAGAATCAGGTAGATAAACTCGAAGCCGCTAAACTCAATGGCCTGAACAGGCTAGTCTTATAGTCTGAGCCACTCAAGGTTGTTCTTTGTTTTATGATGTGAAACAAAATATACagaaattttatatgcaatctcatctttagtattttttttattaaaatactaaataaaattttaataagttta from Ipomoea triloba cultivar NCNSP0323 chromosome 12, ASM357664v1 encodes the following:
- the LOC115999903 gene encoding dihydroflavonol 4-reductase-like; this encodes MVGGNHAPAPPAPTVCVTGASGFVGSWLVMKLLQRGYIVHATVRDPGNTKKVKHLLELPKAEGNLKVWKGVLEEEGSFDEAIAGCEGVFHVAAAVNFASKDPDNEVIKPAVKGILSIINSCAKAKTVKKLVFTSSTAAVHIKQTQQLVYDESSWSDLDFIYANKMGGWMYFASKTLAEKEAWKAAKEKEIEFISIIPPLVIGPFLIPTFPLSLVTALSPIMDPVGNGFHHNIIKQGKFVHLDDLCEAQIFLYQHPKAQGRFICSSHHATIHDVAKMITHNWPEYYVPSEFKGIEKELAVVSFSSKKLQEMGFEFKYTLEDMYRGAIETLRKKGLLPYSTKEPADIEQEQRSGKEPKS